A region from the Stygiolobus caldivivus genome encodes:
- a CDS encoding amidohydrolase family protein produces the protein MNEKELVMAAAESWSEDEVNTDVYTMNRLRPFYITLKKRLKGLFGDNFIEERNKMVKDDPVNYVKFLFNDAGIVGLVIDEGFGKKEMEIPIKYKLLYRVETLIDKGDLFLLSFDKALEVFEETLRRKISEGYAGFKSIIAYRTGLKVSCDEDLARADFASKRAEWFGRVSKGFRDFLLCKTLEIAKELKVPVQIHTGAGDRDIKLELTRPSYLTDLVRKYEGSVVFVHAGYPYHRESAWMSYIFPSVYLDVSQVVPFAPLASFSVLKEVYEVAPINKVMFGSDAFRIPEVAWLAAHLAKEGFNELKDEMERRKLFEVEDLEEMERRFFYSNAARLYNF, from the coding sequence ATGAACGAGAAAGAACTCGTAATGGCTGCTGCTGAAAGTTGGTCTGAGGACGAAGTCAACACAGATGTTTACACCATGAACCGTTTAAGGCCCTTTTACATTACTTTAAAGAAGAGGTTAAAGGGGCTCTTTGGTGATAACTTCATAGAAGAGAGGAATAAGATGGTCAAGGACGACCCGGTGAATTATGTAAAGTTCCTCTTTAATGACGCTGGTATTGTGGGGCTTGTAATAGATGAAGGTTTCGGAAAAAAGGAGATGGAAATACCTATCAAGTATAAATTGCTTTACAGGGTAGAGACGTTAATAGATAAAGGAGACCTCTTCCTCTTATCGTTCGATAAGGCTCTAGAGGTCTTTGAAGAGACTTTAAGGAGAAAAATATCTGAAGGTTATGCGGGGTTTAAATCAATAATTGCTTACAGAACCGGGTTAAAGGTCTCATGTGACGAGGATTTAGCAAGAGCTGATTTCGCGTCTAAGAGGGCTGAATGGTTCGGCCGTGTATCAAAAGGTTTCAGGGATTTCCTATTGTGTAAAACACTTGAAATAGCTAAGGAGTTAAAAGTACCAGTCCAGATACATACGGGCGCTGGTGATAGGGACATTAAACTTGAGTTAACCAGACCATCGTATTTGACCGACCTCGTAAGAAAATATGAGGGCAGTGTCGTCTTTGTCCACGCCGGTTATCCATACCATAGAGAGTCCGCATGGATGAGCTACATATTCCCCTCTGTCTACCTCGACGTGTCCCAAGTGGTCCCCTTCGCTCCGCTCGCCTCGTTTTCCGTCCTTAAGGAGGTCTATGAAGTAGCTCCTATAAATAAGGTCATGTTCGGGTCGGACGCATTCAGAATTCCGGAAGTCGCATGGCTTGCAGCCCATCTGGCGAAGGAAGGTTTTAATGAGCTGAAAGACGAAATGGAGAGGAGGAAACTATTCGAGGTGGAAGACCTAGAGGAAATGGAGAGGAGATTTTTCTACTCAAACGCTGCAAGACTATATAACTTTTGA
- a CDS encoding DNA/RNA helicase domain-containing protein, translated as MGGGWTFDPDPITDYIGRNSLMKIAKKCKDKKCREKVLALLRNRYYVMLTRGTKGVYVFFEDKSTEEAVEKLISQGSSA; from the coding sequence ATGGGGGGGGGGTGGACTTTTGACCCCGACCCCATAACCGACTACATAGGGAGGAACTCGTTGATGAAGATCGCCAAGAAGTGTAAGGACAAAAAGTGCAGGGAAAAAGTATTGGCTTTGCTTAGGAACAGGTATTACGTAATGTTGACAAGGGGGACTAAGGGAGTTTATGTATTCTTTGAGGATAAAAGTACTGAGGAGGCTGTGGAAAAGCTGATCAGTCAAGGTTCAAGCGCGTAG
- a CDS encoding glutamine synthetase family protein, producing the protein MGLRDNLKGVNILRFTWVGLDGIIRSKGAYIDEVDDLVKTGIGLTMAMMSFTPMDYISPYGTFGPEAEDVFLTPDLSTLSVFPPSAMVICDLYKGGSPWEYDPRSTLKRTITKYSDFEFRSSFEVEFYLVKDRRPYDDAKCFDSRAFYTNTIVPEIADTVKGLGINPLRVIKEYGPGQYEFDILHKPALRSADEVVIFKEVARQVASKYGVEAIFMPKPFNRLAGSGLHLNFSIWKNGKNVFYDKNDSLNLSDLAYNFLAGIMEHAKALTAIAAPTVNSYKRLVPGSWAPTKITYGYNNKSAMVRIPTPYPNSAEVDRRIEYRVPDPTTNPYLLLSAFIEAGMDGIERGLRPPSPTNENAYYKKDIEDIPSNLREALNELKKDNRLIERVGRNIVEEFIRVKLAEVEAYESYVTDWEYDTYKGV; encoded by the coding sequence ATGGGTTTAAGAGATAATTTAAAGGGAGTAAACATCCTGAGGTTCACATGGGTTGGACTTGACGGGATAATAAGGTCTAAGGGAGCTTACATCGACGAGGTAGACGACTTGGTGAAAACCGGGATCGGGCTCACCATGGCAATGATGAGCTTCACGCCGATGGATTACATCTCCCCTTACGGGACCTTCGGTCCGGAAGCTGAGGACGTCTTCTTAACCCCAGACCTCTCTACTCTCTCCGTATTTCCGCCCTCAGCAATGGTTATTTGTGACTTATACAAGGGAGGTTCACCTTGGGAGTATGACCCGAGGAGCACCCTTAAAAGGACAATTACAAAATACTCCGACTTCGAATTCAGGTCCTCATTTGAGGTAGAATTTTACTTAGTAAAAGACAGAAGACCTTACGATGACGCTAAATGTTTCGACTCCAGGGCTTTTTATACTAACACAATCGTCCCGGAAATAGCCGACACGGTGAAGGGCTTGGGCATAAACCCGTTAAGGGTCATAAAGGAGTATGGCCCCGGTCAATACGAGTTCGATATCCTGCACAAACCGGCTTTAAGGAGCGCGGATGAGGTGGTAATATTCAAGGAAGTGGCTAGGCAAGTAGCGAGTAAATATGGAGTTGAGGCAATATTTATGCCTAAACCTTTCAACAGGTTAGCCGGTTCTGGGCTACACTTAAACTTCAGCATATGGAAGAACGGAAAGAACGTATTTTACGATAAAAACGACTCCCTTAACTTGAGCGACCTCGCATATAATTTTTTGGCGGGGATTATGGAACACGCAAAAGCATTAACGGCAATTGCCGCACCTACGGTCAATTCTTATAAGAGGCTCGTCCCGGGGTCGTGGGCCCCGACCAAAATCACTTATGGCTATAATAATAAGTCCGCAATGGTCAGGATACCCACTCCCTACCCTAACTCTGCCGAAGTAGATAGGAGGATTGAATACAGGGTACCAGACCCGACGACCAACCCCTACCTACTTTTATCCGCGTTTATAGAGGCAGGGATGGACGGTATAGAGAGGGGGCTGAGACCGCCTTCTCCTACTAACGAAAACGCGTATTATAAGAAAGATATAGAAGATATTCCGAGCAACTTGAGGGAGGCTTTAAACGAACTGAAGAAAGACAATAGGTTAATAGAAAGGGTAGGGAGAAACATAGTCGAAGAATTTATACGTGTTAAGCTCGCTGAGGTCGAGGCGTATGAGAGCTATGTAACGGACTGGGAATACGATACGTATAAGGGTGTCTAA
- a CDS encoding indolepyruvate ferredoxin oxidoreductase subunit alpha gives MGRLLLLGNESIARGALEAGLAVAAGYPGTPSTEVIETLMKEKDRYVEWSVNEKVAFETAYGAAISGAYSLVSMKHVGLNVASDALMSSSYTGVEGAMVIFSAGDPSMWSSQNEQDNRYYGLMALIPVFEPFDPQSAHDLTVKAFEFSTKVKHPVLLVSNTRVNHSRTWVDVGELKPPVWGKLVKKPQVYSLVPAIARGNREKQLKRWELITEGVKEFNTIEGDGRKLIVTAGVGYAYVKELVEGDVRILRLGVSVPLNREQVLKAVEGVEEILVVEELEPIVETQLKNILFDEGIRVKVHGKDYVPRVGELTFEKVGKAVSKFLGLPFVEVKEPEVKIPDRPPALCPGCPHRSSFVDLKRGVVKGGLNTTFFSGDIGCYSLGVLPPFNSQDSLTEMGSSLGIANGIFRATNTVPVAVIGDSTFFHNGLSGLANAVYNNLPVLVVVLDNRVTAMTGQNPSPSREIEIEDVAKGLGVEFVKAFDPFNVKESIDVISEATRWVKENKKPAVVVAKRACALDVLDKVDGELPIAVVDEKKCTGCSICYDFFTCPAITVGKDKKAVIDQVLCIGCGACVPVCPYNAISLKGDVPKGWDEVWLS, from the coding sequence ATGGGACGTTTACTTTTACTCGGGAACGAAAGTATAGCGAGGGGGGCTTTAGAGGCAGGTCTGGCTGTCGCTGCTGGTTACCCCGGGACTCCCTCCACAGAGGTGATAGAGACACTAATGAAAGAAAAGGACAGATATGTAGAATGGAGTGTAAACGAGAAGGTGGCTTTCGAAACGGCTTACGGGGCTGCGATTTCAGGGGCTTATTCTCTAGTGTCCATGAAGCATGTAGGGCTAAACGTGGCGTCAGACGCCCTCATGAGCTCCTCCTACACCGGCGTAGAGGGGGCTATGGTCATCTTCTCAGCCGGAGACCCGTCCATGTGGTCTTCCCAGAACGAACAGGACAACAGGTATTACGGGTTAATGGCCTTAATCCCGGTCTTTGAACCCTTCGACCCCCAGTCCGCACATGACCTAACCGTCAAGGCTTTTGAGTTCAGTACTAAGGTAAAACACCCGGTCTTACTCGTGAGCAATACACGGGTCAACCATTCAAGGACATGGGTAGACGTAGGAGAGTTGAAGCCCCCGGTATGGGGTAAGCTAGTAAAGAAGCCCCAAGTTTACTCTCTTGTACCAGCAATAGCCAGAGGGAATAGGGAAAAACAGCTGAAGAGATGGGAACTGATCACGGAAGGGGTTAAGGAGTTCAACACAATAGAAGGAGACGGGAGGAAGCTCATAGTAACCGCAGGCGTCGGTTACGCTTACGTCAAGGAGCTGGTAGAAGGTGATGTCAGGATACTACGGTTAGGTGTGTCCGTGCCGTTAAACAGAGAGCAGGTGCTGAAGGCTGTGGAAGGAGTGGAAGAAATACTCGTAGTCGAAGAGTTAGAGCCGATAGTCGAGACCCAGCTAAAGAACATCCTCTTCGACGAGGGTATCAGGGTCAAAGTCCACGGGAAGGACTATGTCCCGAGGGTAGGTGAACTGACATTCGAAAAAGTAGGGAAGGCAGTCTCAAAGTTTTTAGGCCTACCTTTTGTAGAAGTTAAGGAGCCCGAAGTGAAGATCCCCGATAGGCCCCCAGCCCTATGCCCAGGGTGTCCGCACCGTTCGTCTTTTGTCGACTTAAAGAGGGGGGTCGTAAAGGGAGGCCTCAACACTACCTTCTTCTCCGGAGATATCGGCTGTTATTCCTTAGGTGTCTTACCTCCGTTTAACTCTCAAGATAGCCTCACGGAAATGGGTAGTAGTCTGGGGATCGCCAACGGTATCTTTAGGGCTACTAACACCGTCCCGGTCGCGGTGATAGGTGACTCTACCTTCTTCCATAACGGCCTTTCCGGGCTGGCTAACGCTGTATACAATAACTTACCCGTCTTGGTGGTGGTCTTAGACAACAGGGTCACAGCCATGACCGGGCAGAACCCCAGTCCGTCAAGGGAGATAGAGATAGAGGACGTAGCTAAAGGTTTGGGGGTCGAGTTCGTAAAGGCTTTCGACCCGTTTAACGTGAAAGAGAGCATTGACGTGATAAGTGAAGCTACCAGGTGGGTTAAAGAGAATAAGAAACCTGCGGTGGTCGTGGCTAAGAGGGCTTGCGCACTCGACGTCTTAGATAAGGTTGACGGGGAGTTACCCATCGCTGTGGTAGACGAGAAGAAGTGTACGGGGTGTTCTATCTGTTACGACTTCTTTACTTGTCCTGCGATCACTGTAGGTAAGGACAAAAAGGCCGTAATTGACCAAGTCCTGTGTATAGGGTGCGGCGCTTGTGTCCCGGTTTGTCCTTATAACGCAATATCATTAAAGGGGGATGTACCTAAAGGGTGGGACGAGGTATGGCTAAGCTGA
- a CDS encoding APC family permease: MAEFKREIGPISAAFMSLGGILGSAVPFIPAIVFSDGGPIGILAWLIGLVIMSLLGLIFAELGSTYPETGGVVRYLHFSHGAFASFFNAWGTFIGYFMAVISETVAIVEYLSFFFPQLYSNGSLTLLGETVTVLFLVSFFMIQYSGVKLVANVNDTMTWIKVVGIVAFIIITPILVFHPSNFTPPQNYGGIAPFGISGALIASSITVYAYAGFRQPIDYGEEMKNPGRDIPRAVIISIVLSFLIFTGLSVVFLGALDWNAIGTKPFNWTYISTLSAPIPQEFSGKLYMLGVYFFIIAVIASISSTLIYFGSAARVLYANAKNGYMPKTFLRLNNKGVPYIALIVSLVFGVTYMIAFPQFLSEAGIFSVASVVSYAPAAVSLAVLREIDGNRERPFRIRYARILSAIAFAAGGLMIYWASYPTTLYTIGSVLAGIPIYLYYEVRYGRFVLMQVKRGAWYVGWLLSILLISVLGSFGGMDLIPYPFDLITVFLISLLFFYVGYLSGIKLKI; the protein is encoded by the coding sequence ATGGCCGAGTTTAAGCGAGAAATAGGGCCCATATCCGCAGCTTTCATGTCCTTAGGGGGGATCTTAGGTTCAGCTGTCCCATTTATCCCCGCGATAGTTTTCTCTGACGGCGGTCCTATTGGAATACTAGCGTGGTTAATAGGTCTGGTCATTATGTCCCTATTAGGTTTAATATTTGCTGAGCTAGGTTCCACTTATCCAGAGACCGGTGGAGTCGTGAGGTATTTACACTTCTCCCACGGAGCATTTGCAAGCTTCTTTAACGCATGGGGGACGTTTATAGGGTACTTTATGGCCGTGATCTCTGAGACAGTAGCTATCGTAGAATACTTGTCCTTCTTCTTTCCGCAACTTTACAGTAACGGCTCCCTGACTTTGCTAGGTGAAACAGTAACAGTATTGTTCTTGGTATCTTTTTTTATGATACAGTACTCAGGGGTTAAATTAGTCGCTAATGTCAACGACACTATGACATGGATAAAAGTAGTAGGTATAGTAGCATTTATTATAATAACCCCGATACTGGTTTTCCACCCCTCTAACTTTACTCCTCCCCAAAATTACGGCGGAATTGCACCTTTCGGGATTTCAGGGGCGTTAATAGCATCGTCAATAACTGTCTACGCATATGCAGGTTTTAGACAGCCCATCGACTATGGAGAGGAGATGAAAAATCCCGGAAGAGATATACCGAGGGCTGTAATTATCTCCATAGTCCTCTCGTTCTTGATATTCACGGGACTGTCCGTAGTATTTCTGGGGGCCCTTGACTGGAATGCAATCGGGACTAAGCCGTTTAATTGGACTTATATATCGACTTTGTCCGCACCTATACCTCAGGAGTTCTCAGGAAAACTATATATGCTCGGTGTCTATTTCTTTATTATAGCTGTAATTGCCTCTATTTCGTCGACCTTAATTTACTTTGGTTCAGCAGCTAGAGTGTTATATGCAAATGCGAAAAACGGTTATATGCCGAAGACGTTCTTAAGGTTGAATAATAAAGGCGTCCCCTACATCGCGTTAATAGTCTCATTAGTGTTTGGAGTAACCTATATGATAGCGTTCCCACAGTTCCTGTCCGAGGCCGGTATTTTCTCAGTAGCTAGTGTGGTGAGCTATGCACCGGCTGCTGTTTCCCTAGCTGTATTAAGAGAAATAGACGGTAATAGAGAGAGGCCGTTTAGAATAAGATATGCGAGAATTTTATCAGCAATCGCGTTTGCTGCCGGCGGGCTCATGATATACTGGGCATCTTATCCTACTACTCTTTATACTATAGGGTCAGTACTTGCGGGGATCCCTATCTACCTATATTACGAGGTGAGGTACGGGAGGTTTGTCTTAATGCAGGTCAAGAGAGGGGCCTGGTATGTGGGTTGGTTACTATCAATACTGCTGATATCCGTCCTAGGTTCATTCGGAGGGATGGACTTAATCCCTTACCCATTCGACTTGATCACTGTATTTTTAATATCTCTATTGTTCTTCTACGTAGGGTATCTAAGCGGGATAAAATTAAAAATATAA
- a CDS encoding 2-oxoacid:acceptor oxidoreductase family protein, whose protein sequence is MAKLNIVIGGVGGQGVITMGKMLIRAVKPEYKAVASETHGLAQRGGAVNVHVRIGDVYAPLVPLGRADYVIGLEAIEGLRNIRYACDSCVLVLNNKVQRPAIPKVALPTIDELINTAKNYVKVVVLVNAEDLALKAGNVKAANTVIIGTMLAVGKLRDFVDEEVLVNSLNDVNRKALYLGMENYDIVFSK, encoded by the coding sequence ATGGCTAAGCTGAACATTGTCATCGGAGGGGTAGGTGGACAAGGAGTTATAACTATGGGGAAGATGTTGATCAGGGCTGTCAAGCCCGAGTATAAGGCCGTAGCCTCAGAGACCCACGGGCTGGCCCAGAGGGGAGGTGCTGTAAACGTCCACGTAAGGATAGGGGACGTCTATGCACCTTTGGTCCCCTTAGGGAGGGCTGACTACGTAATAGGGCTGGAGGCAATAGAAGGCCTCAGGAATATAAGGTATGCATGCGATTCGTGCGTCCTCGTGCTAAATAACAAAGTCCAGAGACCGGCTATCCCGAAGGTGGCCTTACCAACCATTGACGAGCTCATTAATACGGCTAAAAATTACGTAAAGGTCGTAGTCCTAGTCAATGCTGAAGACCTCGCTCTAAAGGCGGGGAACGTTAAGGCTGCCAACACTGTAATAATCGGGACCATGCTTGCCGTAGGTAAGCTAAGGGACTTTGTAGACGAGGAGGTATTAGTTAACTCCCTTAATGATGTGAACAGGAAGGCCCTTTATCTAGGTATGGAGAACTATGACATAGTCTTTTCAAAGTGA
- a CDS encoding MFS transporter codes for MSKVKVNVIGRMERLPLSSIHYKFLLLVMGGEWVETLMLLGNGVIAAVISKVLFPNLTVAITAITTAFFLGETVGSIFFGRFADLKGRKTAFLINLLLFGLGTIIAGFMSNFYVISVLMFIAGIGVGGEFPLVDTYTSEMMPGKVRGRGVALVYTLAVTSAPVIALVTYLSSRSLNYYSWRIPLWFMGVAALIVWALRTKLDESPRWLESKGRAEEADAIVRKWEEAVMNEGKSLPEPENVDSIETHSKFSDLFSKELRKRTIMMIIFQFFQSGVFYGFVVLAPEFLLDKGISLVNSLLFTMIIYTGFIVGSIFNYFIIDKVDRKYGIIGSAISAGVLGTAFALSPNVALTVLLGFLVAFSLWNFSNFFHTYQAEIFPTRVRSTGAGLVYSISRFSTSILVLIITAFFLPLGLLATFGIIWLFIAIVSLDIGLLGPRTTGRRLEDISK; via the coding sequence ATGTCAAAGGTTAAAGTCAACGTTATAGGTAGAATGGAAAGGTTACCGTTAAGCAGCATTCATTATAAATTCCTCCTCTTAGTGATGGGAGGAGAATGGGTAGAGACTTTAATGCTTTTAGGTAACGGAGTGATAGCCGCAGTCATTTCTAAAGTGTTATTTCCAAACCTAACAGTTGCGATCACCGCAATAACCACTGCCTTTTTCTTAGGAGAAACCGTAGGGAGTATATTCTTCGGCAGATTTGCCGACTTAAAAGGTAGGAAGACAGCGTTTTTAATAAACCTACTACTCTTCGGCTTGGGGACAATAATAGCGGGATTTATGAGCAACTTTTACGTAATTTCGGTACTAATGTTTATAGCGGGTATCGGTGTTGGTGGTGAGTTCCCTTTAGTAGATACTTATACTTCAGAAATGATGCCTGGAAAAGTGAGAGGTAGAGGAGTAGCCTTAGTCTATACTCTTGCAGTAACATCGGCACCGGTGATTGCTTTGGTCACGTACTTGTCCTCCCGTAGTCTAAACTATTACTCTTGGAGGATACCCTTATGGTTTATGGGGGTTGCAGCGTTAATTGTATGGGCTTTAAGGACTAAGCTGGACGAGTCGCCACGGTGGTTGGAAAGTAAAGGAAGGGCTGAGGAGGCTGATGCGATAGTCAGGAAGTGGGAAGAGGCTGTTATGAATGAGGGTAAGAGCTTACCGGAACCGGAAAATGTAGACTCTATAGAAACCCACTCAAAGTTCTCGGACTTGTTCTCAAAGGAGCTAAGGAAAAGGACTATAATGATGATAATCTTCCAATTTTTCCAGTCAGGGGTCTTTTACGGCTTTGTAGTGCTAGCCCCAGAGTTCCTCTTGGATAAGGGTATAAGCCTCGTCAACTCCCTATTGTTCACAATGATAATATACACGGGGTTCATTGTAGGTAGTATATTTAACTACTTCATAATAGACAAAGTAGACAGGAAGTATGGTATTATAGGCTCTGCAATATCTGCCGGAGTACTTGGAACTGCATTTGCCCTCTCCCCTAACGTTGCACTAACCGTATTGTTGGGTTTCCTTGTAGCGTTTAGCTTATGGAACTTCTCTAACTTCTTCCACACATACCAAGCAGAGATTTTTCCCACCAGAGTTAGGTCTACTGGTGCCGGTCTGGTTTACAGTATAAGTAGGTTTTCCACATCAATACTTGTCCTTATAATAACAGCCTTCTTCCTGCCTTTAGGCCTCTTAGCGACTTTCGGAATTATCTGGCTCTTCATAGCTATAGTGTCACTAGATATTGGACTATTAGGACCAAGGACTACAGGGAGAAGACTGGAGGATATTTCTAAATAA
- a CDS encoding DNA/RNA helicase domain-containing protein, whose protein sequence is MLPLVVRKVDDTVYSELVEEYIDTYGEEPSVEQKNAWKKLVSLLDGIEFPSVWEYPISDGRADIIFTGKDRALVVEAKGWRRVKKVDMDIVEADGQLHLDPCYQLTDYVTKLNFFHSSGVKFYGLLFLYNTSDYSSECKTIREIDELKDELKSMAPGDPDTIVKGKLRLNKTFVDFVETIKERKQEDLAKALLPYGYGLSEKQAIILKRVMDALERGERKNFLIRGNSGSGKSLLAVTIFLEGLSRGYFSFLSYVNNRLLNVVRQALGHEVSTFIRFYSTGIKGYPGIGEEGFEDWFRGQFGERQIDLIVFDEAQRMREDVIRRSPKGRVNVYFYDDQQVLLDNEAGTRENFLKHLKDVEEYDLYTVLRAPKDYVEFVRSILEGRPSHLPDFEFRVFSDIEDMLRELGKKKEEGRRVALVCAFTESDRGLRIGYPLPSGLDLYKSKDVRVTWLMDPKTEYPRYWTGKLDPLKYCSSVYGAQGFDAEYVGVVWGRDFVWRDGGGVDF, encoded by the coding sequence GTGCTCCCCCTAGTAGTGCGCAAAGTAGACGACACGGTTTACTCAGAACTGGTGGAGGAATATATAGACACATACGGAGAAGAACCGTCGGTAGAACAGAAGAACGCGTGGAAGAAGCTTGTAAGTCTGCTTGACGGTATAGAGTTCCCCTCGGTCTGGGAGTACCCTATTTCAGACGGTAGGGCTGATATAATCTTTACGGGTAAGGATAGGGCCTTGGTGGTCGAAGCTAAAGGTTGGAGGAGAGTAAAGAAGGTGGACATGGACATAGTGGAGGCAGACGGGCAACTCCACCTGGACCCGTGTTACCAACTCACCGATTACGTTACCAAACTGAACTTCTTCCACTCCTCAGGGGTAAAGTTTTACGGTTTACTCTTCCTCTACAATACCAGCGACTACTCCTCTGAGTGTAAGACGATCAGGGAGATAGACGAGCTCAAGGACGAACTAAAGTCCATGGCACCGGGAGACCCTGACACTATAGTGAAAGGTAAACTCAGGTTAAATAAGACTTTTGTCGACTTCGTAGAAACGATAAAGGAGAGAAAGCAAGAGGACTTAGCTAAGGCACTTTTACCCTACGGTTACGGGCTCTCCGAAAAGCAGGCGATTATACTCAAAAGGGTTATGGACGCACTTGAAAGAGGTGAAAGGAAGAACTTCCTGATCAGGGGTAACAGCGGGTCGGGGAAGAGCCTGCTCGCAGTGACAATTTTTCTGGAGGGGCTCAGCAGGGGGTACTTCTCTTTCCTCTCATATGTCAATAACAGGCTGTTAAACGTCGTAAGGCAGGCTTTGGGCCACGAGGTCAGTACTTTCATACGGTTCTACTCTACGGGGATAAAGGGGTACCCCGGTATAGGCGAAGAGGGCTTTGAGGACTGGTTCAGGGGACAGTTCGGGGAGAGGCAGATCGACCTGATAGTCTTTGATGAGGCCCAGAGGATGAGGGAAGACGTAATAAGGAGATCTCCTAAGGGGCGGGTAAACGTATATTTTTACGACGACCAACAAGTGCTCTTAGATAATGAGGCCGGGACTAGGGAGAACTTCTTAAAACACCTGAAGGACGTAGAAGAATACGACTTATATACTGTATTAAGGGCACCTAAGGACTACGTAGAGTTCGTAAGGAGTATATTAGAGGGTAGGCCCTCTCACCTCCCTGATTTCGAGTTCAGGGTATTTTCCGATATAGAGGACATGCTGAGGGAGCTCGGGAAAAAGAAGGAGGAGGGGAGGAGGGTAGCCTTAGTGTGTGCGTTTACGGAATCGGATAGGGGATTAAGGATAGGCTATCCCTTGCCTTCGGGCCTCGACTTATACAAGAGTAAAGACGTGAGGGTGACATGGCTTATGGACCCTAAGACAGAGTACCCGAGGTATTGGACGGGAAAGTTAGACCCACTGAAGTACTGCTCCTCCGTGTACGGTGCACAAGGGTTTGATGCGGAGTATGTAGGGGTAGTGTGGGGTAGAGACTTCGTATGGAGAGATGGGGGGGGGGTGGACTTTTGA